A single region of the Salvia miltiorrhiza cultivar Shanhuang (shh) chromosome 8, IMPLAD_Smil_shh, whole genome shotgun sequence genome encodes:
- the LOC130996574 gene encoding uncharacterized protein LOC130996574 isoform X1 — protein sequence MECGAAAAEDDDAATLLEAAQALAGMGQHPLLISQEQQASTDFAPSPQKITHQSNPLMMKFRRKLTEAEKEERKLRHIMANRESARQTIRRRQAMHLELTKKAADVLEENENLKKHKELMVEDFNSLRERNEFLKARLAEAQKVVAGDTKEEPDSSEAEKTCSAATATTPIFHQNQPPSLAPCFWPFAVPSSDVFPFQCVSHPHLLQLPRPPGDTPCLHSTVTPLFIVPVPWLLPLVAQSSTGGNMGAEAYNPMQNVSADSDPRAHQPPAAIVVPGLFSPVRRLENLDPPRTCQTGDIADLKTVSGHETVGDGLFRGKPEDMVVATEARRRRKELMRLKNINCK from the exons GAGCAACAAGCATCAACTGATTTTGCACCAAGCCCTCAAAAAATCACTCATCAATCCAATCCTCTCATGATGAAGTTCAGGCGGAAACTCACGGAG GCCGAGAAAGAGGAAAGGAAGCTTCGCCATATAATGGCGAATAGAGAGTCTGCTAGACAGACAATTCGACGCAGACAG GCCATGCATTTGGAGTTAACCAAGAAAGCAGCCGATGTGTTGGAAGAGAACGAGAACTTGAAGAAG CATAAGGAGCTGATGGTGGAGGATTTCAATTCTTTAAGAGAAAGAAATGAATTTCTGAAAGCACGG TTAGCTGAAGCTCAGAAGGTTGTAGCAGGAGATACAAAAGAAGAACCAGATTCGTCCGAGGCAGAGAAAACTTGTTCTGCTGCCACTGCAACGACTCCCATCTTTCATCAGAACCAGCCACCCTCTCTAGCCCCTTGTTTTTGGCCCTTTGCCGTCCCATCTTCAGATGTGTTCCCCTTCCAATGTGTGTCTCATCCTCATCTGCTGCAACTCCCGAGGCCACCGGGGGATACACCATGTCTGCACTCCACGGTAACACCCTTGTTTATAGTCCCCGTCCCTTGGTTGCTCCCGTTAGTCGCTCAAAGCAGCACAGGCGGAAACATGGGGGCAGAGGCTTATAACCCCATGCAAAATGTGAGTGCAGATAGTGATCCCAGAGCACACCAACCCCCTGCTGCCATCGTCGTGCCCGGGCTGTTCAGCCCTGTGCGACGCCTTGAGAATCTCGACCCTCCTAGGACTTGCCAGACAGGCGACATTGCTGATCTCAAAACCGTTTCTGGACACGAAACTGTGGGAGACGGTTTGTTTCGGGGAAAGCCCGAGGATATGGTTGTCGCAACAGAGGCGCGTAGGAGGAGGAAGGAGCTCATGAGACTGAAGAATATAAATTGCAAGTAA
- the LOC130996574 gene encoding uncharacterized protein LOC130996574 isoform X3 codes for MMKFRRKLTEAEKEERKLRHIMANRESARQTIRRRQAMHLELTKKAADVLEENENLKKHKELMVEDFNSLRERNEFLKARLAEAQKVVAGDTKEEPDSSEAEKTCSAATATTPIFHQNQPPSLAPCFWPFAVPSSDVFPFQCVSHPHLLQLPRPPGDTPCLHSTVTPLFIVPVPWLLPLVAQSSTGGNMGAEAYNPMQNVSADSDPRAHQPPAAIVVPGLFSPVRRLENLDPPRTCQTGDIADLKTVSGHETVGDGLFRGKPEDMVVATEARRRRKELMRLKNINCK; via the exons ATGATGAAGTTCAGGCGGAAACTCACGGAG GCCGAGAAAGAGGAAAGGAAGCTTCGCCATATAATGGCGAATAGAGAGTCTGCTAGACAGACAATTCGACGCAGACAG GCCATGCATTTGGAGTTAACCAAGAAAGCAGCCGATGTGTTGGAAGAGAACGAGAACTTGAAGAAG CATAAGGAGCTGATGGTGGAGGATTTCAATTCTTTAAGAGAAAGAAATGAATTTCTGAAAGCACGG TTAGCTGAAGCTCAGAAGGTTGTAGCAGGAGATACAAAAGAAGAACCAGATTCGTCCGAGGCAGAGAAAACTTGTTCTGCTGCCACTGCAACGACTCCCATCTTTCATCAGAACCAGCCACCCTCTCTAGCCCCTTGTTTTTGGCCCTTTGCCGTCCCATCTTCAGATGTGTTCCCCTTCCAATGTGTGTCTCATCCTCATCTGCTGCAACTCCCGAGGCCACCGGGGGATACACCATGTCTGCACTCCACGGTAACACCCTTGTTTATAGTCCCCGTCCCTTGGTTGCTCCCGTTAGTCGCTCAAAGCAGCACAGGCGGAAACATGGGGGCAGAGGCTTATAACCCCATGCAAAATGTGAGTGCAGATAGTGATCCCAGAGCACACCAACCCCCTGCTGCCATCGTCGTGCCCGGGCTGTTCAGCCCTGTGCGACGCCTTGAGAATCTCGACCCTCCTAGGACTTGCCAGACAGGCGACATTGCTGATCTCAAAACCGTTTCTGGACACGAAACTGTGGGAGACGGTTTGTTTCGGGGAAAGCCCGAGGATATGGTTGTCGCAACAGAGGCGCGTAGGAGGAGGAAGGAGCTCATGAGACTGAAGAATATAAATTGCAAGTAA
- the LOC130996573 gene encoding uncharacterized protein LOC130996573 isoform X1, whose translation MEIDEDAPLVQSLNAFKRNRRLAQNKKLPEDIDPAQLPPADDAPPKILVSEFDYSVENHFKAVDTISRLCGYADTLNVNEAEIERLSNSINFLRHWRDFNYKPRIVRFACQHNSEKKDVIGEVTLPQFSAAAVPEKDIRNGSEVGVEIIKDFVMHVGGSVWALDWCPRVDRNPENCINSEFVAVAAHPPDSSYHKIGATLTGRGAVQIWCFLTIYVKDAPSQGKKKPRPIFKKKVTVKPKDLTVVPRPRGRPRKQPLTETELTVVPRPRGRPKNKPLSDTVEKIDSDNQHVQPLAIECPMGSPGLNSSEGTSGNASKPEDCEGHPNALLLTGPKGRGNKRKAEQGNQIQNNSLHILRHCQQGQPPLVDPLTLASFSLDSKRPDNDIASISSFANPIPVNVALPRMMMCLAHNGKVVWDVKWRPVSACFAESRNILGYLAVLLGSGSLEVWEVPLPHAVKLVYPPLQEHTDPRFIKLQPVFRSSMLKCGDRQSIPLTVEWSVSSPHDMISAGCHDGVVAIWKFSVSDSLTESRPLVYINADSGPIRTLAWAPIQSNHEGANILITAGSKGFKFWDIRDPFCPLWVHPFMGTTYGLDWLPNPRCIYGAMEDGSMWLLSLERAAPDIPITGKCQYVASKHGHGFHSFHCSLFAIWSLQASRLTGMVAYCGEEGSTICFQATKKSLKDPSRNRVPHYICGSILEEESAVVVATPLPNTMKFPEMKRTQIKEQERRFKVQESQSRGEEMEALPPKMVAMHTVRWNVNKGGEKWLCSGGAAGLVRCHQPHSSIFH comes from the exons ATGGAAATCGACGAGGATGCTCCCCTTGTTCAATCGCTCAACGCGTTCAAGCGAAACAGGAGACTTGCTCAGAATAAGAAACTGCCCGAAGATATTGATCCCGCCCAATTGCCTCCCGCCGATGACGCTCCGCCGAAGATTCTAGTTTCTGAATTCGACTATTCCGTCGAGAATCACTTCAAAGCCGTTGATACCATCTCCAGACTGTGTGGATATGCCGATACACTCAACGTTAATGAAGCGGAGATTGAGCGCTTGTCCAATTCTATAAATTTCTTGAG ACATTGGAGAGATTTTAATTATAAGCCGCGAATTGTGAGATTTGCTTGTCAGCATAATTCGGAGAAGAAAGATGTTATAGGCGAGGTAACCTTACCTCAATTTTCAGCTGCAGCGGTTCCTGAG AAGGATATTCGGAATGGGAGTGAAGTTGGTGTGGAAATTAT CAAAGATTTTGTAATGCATGTCGGAGGTTCAGTCTGGGCATTAGACTGGTGCCCTAGAGTTGATCGGAATCCTGAGAATTGCATTAATTCTGAG TTTGTCGCTGTTGCTGCACATCCTCCTGATTCTTCATATCACAAGATTGGCGCCACTCTAACTGGAAGAGGAGCTGTCCAGATCTGGTGTTTCTTGACTATCTATGTAAAGGATGCACCTTCTCAAGGGAAGAAAAAACCAAGACcaattttcaagaaaaaagtAACAGTCAAACCTAAAGACCTAACTGTCGTTCCGAGGCCAAGAGGAAGACCAAGGAAGCAACCTCTTACTGAAACTGAACTAACTGTCGTTCCAAGGCCAAGAGGAAGGCCGAAAAATAAACCTCTTAGTGATACTGTGGAGAAGATAGATAGTGATAACCAGCATGTTCAACCTCTTGCTATTGAATGCCCAATGGGCTCACCTGGACTGAATTCTTCAGAAGGAACTTCTGGAAATGCCAGTAAACCTGAAGACTGTGAAGGACATCCTAATGCATTATTGTTAACTGGTCCTAAAGGCAGAGGAAATAAACGGAAGGCAGAGCAAGGAAATCAGATTCAAAATAACAGCTTGCACATCCTCAGGCATTGTCAGCAAGGACAACCACCTCTTGTGGATCCACTAACATTAGCAAGCTTCAGTTTAGATTCTAAGAGACCAGATAACGATATAGCTTCTATTAGTTCCTTTGCGAACCCCATTCCAGTTAATGTTGCATTGCCTAGAATGATGATGTGTTTAGCTCACAACGGAAAGGTTGTGTGGGATGTAAAGTGGCGGCCAGTCAGTGCTTGTTTCGCTGAATCCAGAAATATTTTGGGTTATCTTGCTGTATTACTTGGAAGTGGTTCTCTGGAAGT GTGGGAGGTCCCTTTGCCTCATGCAGTGAAACTTGTATATCCTCCTTTGCAGGAGCATACTGATCCTCGCTTCATCAAATTGCAGCCAGTTTTTAGATCTTCGATGTTGAAGTGTGGTGATAGGCAAAG CATTCCTCTAACGGTCGAGTGGTCTGTGTCATCTCCCCACGATATGATCTCGGCTGGGTGTCATGATGGAGTG GTTGCAATATGGAAGTTCTCTGTCAGTGATTCATTAACAG aATCCAGACCCTTGGTTTACATCAATGCAGACTCAGGTCCTATTAGAACACTGGCTTGGGCACCAATCCAAAG TAATCATGAGGGTGCAAATATACTTATCACAGCAGGAAGTAAAGGCTTTAAGTTTTGGGACATACG TGATCCGTTTTGTCCATTGTGGGTTCATCCTTTTATGGGCACCACTTATGGTTTGGATTGGCTTCCAAATCCAAG ATGTATCTACGGAGCCATGGAGGATGGATCAATGTGGTTACTCAGTTTAGAAAGGGCAGCACCTGATATCCCAATTACAGGAAAATGCCAATATGTGGCATCGAAGCATGGCCATGGGTTCCACAGTTTTCACTGTTCCTTGTTTGCAATATGGAGTCTGCAAGCTTCGCGGCTGACAG GCATGGTTGCATATTGTGGAGAGGAAGGTTCTACTATCTGCTTCCAG GCGACCAAGAAATCACTGAAAGATCCTTCACGAAACCGTGTACCCCATTACATCTGCGGATCAATTTTGGAAGAGGAGTCGGCCGTTGTGGTAGCCACCCCACTGCCCAACACGATGAAATTTCCGGAGATGAAGCGTACTCAGATAAAAGAACAAGAGAGGAGATTCAAGGTTCAAGAAAGCCAAAGTCGAGGTGAGGAAATGGAAGCTCTTCCTCCCAAGATGGTGGCAATGCACACAGTGAGATGGAATGTCAACAAAGGTGGCGAGAAgtggctctgctctggaggaGCTGCTGGTTTAGTACGATGTCACCAGCCTCATTCTTCTATTTTCCACTAA
- the LOC130996573 gene encoding uncharacterized protein LOC130996573 isoform X2 encodes MGVKLVWKLYFVMHVGGSVWALDWCPRVDRNPENCINSEFVAVAAHPPDSSYHKIGATLTGRGAVQIWCFLTIYVKDAPSQGKKKPRPIFKKKVTVKPKDLTVVPRPRGRPRKQPLTETELTVVPRPRGRPKNKPLSDTVEKIDSDNQHVQPLAIECPMGSPGLNSSEGTSGNASKPEDCEGHPNALLLTGPKGRGNKRKAEQGNQIQNNSLHILRHCQQGQPPLVDPLTLASFSLDSKRPDNDIASISSFANPIPVNVALPRMMMCLAHNGKVVWDVKWRPVSACFAESRNILGYLAVLLGSGSLEVWEVPLPHAVKLVYPPLQEHTDPRFIKLQPVFRSSMLKCGDRQSIPLTVEWSVSSPHDMISAGCHDGVVAIWKFSVSDSLTESRPLVYINADSGPIRTLAWAPIQSNHEGANILITAGSKGFKFWDIRDPFCPLWVHPFMGTTYGLDWLPNPRCIYGAMEDGSMWLLSLERAAPDIPITGKCQYVASKHGHGFHSFHCSLFAIWSLQASRLTGMVAYCGEEGSTICFQATKKSLKDPSRNRVPHYICGSILEEESAVVVATPLPNTMKFPEMKRTQIKEQERRFKVQESQSRGEEMEALPPKMVAMHTVRWNVNKGGEKWLCSGGAAGLVRCHQPHSSIFH; translated from the exons ATGGGAGTGAAGTTGGTGTGGAAATTAT ATTTTGTAATGCATGTCGGAGGTTCAGTCTGGGCATTAGACTGGTGCCCTAGAGTTGATCGGAATCCTGAGAATTGCATTAATTCTGAG TTTGTCGCTGTTGCTGCACATCCTCCTGATTCTTCATATCACAAGATTGGCGCCACTCTAACTGGAAGAGGAGCTGTCCAGATCTGGTGTTTCTTGACTATCTATGTAAAGGATGCACCTTCTCAAGGGAAGAAAAAACCAAGACcaattttcaagaaaaaagtAACAGTCAAACCTAAAGACCTAACTGTCGTTCCGAGGCCAAGAGGAAGACCAAGGAAGCAACCTCTTACTGAAACTGAACTAACTGTCGTTCCAAGGCCAAGAGGAAGGCCGAAAAATAAACCTCTTAGTGATACTGTGGAGAAGATAGATAGTGATAACCAGCATGTTCAACCTCTTGCTATTGAATGCCCAATGGGCTCACCTGGACTGAATTCTTCAGAAGGAACTTCTGGAAATGCCAGTAAACCTGAAGACTGTGAAGGACATCCTAATGCATTATTGTTAACTGGTCCTAAAGGCAGAGGAAATAAACGGAAGGCAGAGCAAGGAAATCAGATTCAAAATAACAGCTTGCACATCCTCAGGCATTGTCAGCAAGGACAACCACCTCTTGTGGATCCACTAACATTAGCAAGCTTCAGTTTAGATTCTAAGAGACCAGATAACGATATAGCTTCTATTAGTTCCTTTGCGAACCCCATTCCAGTTAATGTTGCATTGCCTAGAATGATGATGTGTTTAGCTCACAACGGAAAGGTTGTGTGGGATGTAAAGTGGCGGCCAGTCAGTGCTTGTTTCGCTGAATCCAGAAATATTTTGGGTTATCTTGCTGTATTACTTGGAAGTGGTTCTCTGGAAGT GTGGGAGGTCCCTTTGCCTCATGCAGTGAAACTTGTATATCCTCCTTTGCAGGAGCATACTGATCCTCGCTTCATCAAATTGCAGCCAGTTTTTAGATCTTCGATGTTGAAGTGTGGTGATAGGCAAAG CATTCCTCTAACGGTCGAGTGGTCTGTGTCATCTCCCCACGATATGATCTCGGCTGGGTGTCATGATGGAGTG GTTGCAATATGGAAGTTCTCTGTCAGTGATTCATTAACAG aATCCAGACCCTTGGTTTACATCAATGCAGACTCAGGTCCTATTAGAACACTGGCTTGGGCACCAATCCAAAG TAATCATGAGGGTGCAAATATACTTATCACAGCAGGAAGTAAAGGCTTTAAGTTTTGGGACATACG TGATCCGTTTTGTCCATTGTGGGTTCATCCTTTTATGGGCACCACTTATGGTTTGGATTGGCTTCCAAATCCAAG ATGTATCTACGGAGCCATGGAGGATGGATCAATGTGGTTACTCAGTTTAGAAAGGGCAGCACCTGATATCCCAATTACAGGAAAATGCCAATATGTGGCATCGAAGCATGGCCATGGGTTCCACAGTTTTCACTGTTCCTTGTTTGCAATATGGAGTCTGCAAGCTTCGCGGCTGACAG GCATGGTTGCATATTGTGGAGAGGAAGGTTCTACTATCTGCTTCCAG GCGACCAAGAAATCACTGAAAGATCCTTCACGAAACCGTGTACCCCATTACATCTGCGGATCAATTTTGGAAGAGGAGTCGGCCGTTGTGGTAGCCACCCCACTGCCCAACACGATGAAATTTCCGGAGATGAAGCGTACTCAGATAAAAGAACAAGAGAGGAGATTCAAGGTTCAAGAAAGCCAAAGTCGAGGTGAGGAAATGGAAGCTCTTCCTCCCAAGATGGTGGCAATGCACACAGTGAGATGGAATGTCAACAAAGGTGGCGAGAAgtggctctgctctggaggaGCTGCTGGTTTAGTACGATGTCACCAGCCTCATTCTTCTATTTTCCACTAA